Proteins encoded together in one Terriglobus saanensis SP1PR4 window:
- a CDS encoding glycogen/starch/alpha-glucan phosphorylase: MPVEKQAGEAQTSIRAAFLNHLTHTIGRTLENSTPLEQYRALAHTVRDLVMEHWITTVNSYRDRDLRIVSYLSAEFLLGPHLPNNLQNLGLTQDCTAALSTLGLNFSEIAVQEPEPGLGNGGLGRLAACFMDSLATLQVPAIGYGIRYEFGMFRQEIRDGWQVERTDKWLQFGNPWEIPASDACFSVGYGGTVEMVTDESGRLRPLWKPGQCVRGVPYDTPISGYQTNTVNRLRLWKAEAIESFDFQAFDTGDYMGAVREKLVSETITKVLYPSDDTPEGKRLRLQQQYFFVACSLQDMIRIHGVRQRPLNEFHLKWSVQLNDTHPSIGIAELMRLLMDVHDFGWDEAWEVTHKTFGYTNHTLLPEALERWSLPLFAELLPRHLQIIFEINRRFLDDMRQRFLNDDEKMRRMSLIGEEGERSVRMANLAVVGSKAVNGVAELHTELLEEETLHDFYEAFPKRFSNKTNGVTPRRWLMLCNPALAGLINESIGTKWHTELDELRGLEKFAGDQGFLDRWEKTQHATKAELAKYIQSTTGIAVDPASMFDAQVKRIHEYKRQHLNALHILSLYCQIKAQSGLTMTPRTFIFGGKAAPSYKMAKLIIKLIHSVADVVNNDPDVRGQLKVVFLADYSVSLGQRVYPAADLAEQISTAGKEASGTGCMKFQMNGAVTIGTLDGANIEIRKEAGEENFFLFGLTAPQIGDLQRGGYRPRDFYERNPLLREVIDGLQNGRFSNGDRALFAPLVSDLLDRDSYMLLADFDSYSTVQEEVGRAYGDSPRWGRMSVLNTARSGKFSSDRTIREYCRDIWDVPVMSRT; encoded by the coding sequence ATGCCGGTTGAGAAGCAAGCGGGGGAAGCACAGACTTCCATTCGTGCCGCGTTCCTGAATCACCTGACCCACACGATTGGGCGTACGTTGGAGAACTCCACCCCGTTGGAGCAGTATCGCGCCCTAGCGCACACGGTGCGTGATCTTGTGATGGAACACTGGATTACGACGGTCAATAGCTATAGGGATCGCGATCTGCGCATCGTCTCTTATCTTTCGGCGGAGTTCCTGCTTGGACCACATCTTCCAAACAATCTGCAGAACCTCGGTCTCACGCAGGACTGTACCGCGGCGCTGAGTACGCTTGGTTTGAACTTCTCCGAGATCGCTGTACAGGAGCCGGAGCCGGGCCTGGGCAATGGCGGTCTTGGGCGTTTGGCTGCATGTTTTATGGATTCTTTGGCGACGTTGCAGGTGCCTGCGATCGGCTACGGCATTCGCTATGAGTTCGGTATGTTCCGCCAGGAGATTCGCGACGGTTGGCAGGTTGAACGCACGGACAAGTGGCTGCAGTTCGGTAATCCCTGGGAGATCCCTGCTTCGGATGCGTGCTTCTCTGTCGGCTACGGAGGCACGGTGGAGATGGTGACAGACGAGTCAGGGCGCCTGCGCCCTCTCTGGAAACCGGGTCAATGCGTAAGGGGAGTTCCCTACGACACGCCTATTTCCGGATACCAGACGAATACTGTGAACCGTCTGCGTCTCTGGAAAGCGGAAGCGATTGAGTCCTTCGATTTTCAGGCCTTCGACACCGGCGACTACATGGGCGCAGTGCGCGAAAAGCTTGTGTCGGAGACGATCACGAAGGTGCTTTATCCGAGCGACGATACGCCGGAGGGCAAACGTCTGCGTCTTCAGCAGCAGTACTTCTTCGTGGCCTGCTCGCTGCAGGACATGATCCGTATCCATGGCGTTCGCCAACGACCTCTTAACGAGTTTCATCTTAAGTGGTCGGTGCAGTTGAACGATACGCATCCGTCCATCGGCATTGCAGAGCTGATGCGTTTATTGATGGATGTGCACGACTTTGGATGGGATGAGGCGTGGGAGGTCACGCACAAAACCTTCGGTTATACGAACCACACTCTGTTGCCGGAGGCGTTGGAGCGTTGGTCGCTGCCGCTGTTTGCGGAGTTGCTGCCTCGTCATCTGCAGATCATCTTTGAGATCAATCGACGCTTCCTCGACGATATGCGGCAGCGGTTTCTCAACGACGACGAAAAGATGCGACGCATGTCGCTGATCGGTGAAGAGGGAGAGCGGTCTGTCCGCATGGCGAATCTTGCCGTCGTCGGCAGCAAGGCGGTGAATGGCGTGGCCGAGTTGCATACAGAACTTCTTGAAGAAGAGACGCTGCATGACTTCTACGAAGCGTTCCCGAAGCGCTTCAGCAACAAGACGAATGGCGTTACGCCACGGCGCTGGCTCATGCTCTGCAATCCCGCTCTTGCAGGTCTGATCAACGAGTCCATCGGCACCAAGTGGCACACGGAGCTGGATGAACTGCGCGGCCTGGAGAAGTTTGCAGGCGATCAAGGCTTCCTTGATCGCTGGGAGAAGACGCAGCATGCAACGAAGGCGGAACTCGCCAAGTACATCCAAAGCACAACGGGCATTGCGGTCGATCCTGCGTCGATGTTCGACGCGCAGGTCAAACGTATTCATGAGTACAAGCGGCAGCATCTGAATGCGCTGCACATCCTCAGCCTGTACTGCCAGATCAAGGCGCAGTCGGGTCTCACCATGACGCCGCGCACGTTTATCTTCGGCGGAAAGGCCGCGCCTTCGTACAAGATGGCGAAGCTCATCATCAAGCTGATTCATAGCGTGGCGGATGTGGTGAACAACGACCCGGATGTGCGTGGCCAGTTGAAGGTTGTGTTTCTGGCGGACTACAGCGTCTCGCTCGGTCAACGCGTGTATCCCGCAGCGGACCTTGCGGAGCAGATTTCGACGGCGGGCAAAGAGGCCTCCGGTACGGGGTGCATGAAGTTCCAGATGAACGGAGCGGTGACGATTGGCACACTGGATGGTGCAAACATCGAGATCCGCAAAGAAGCAGGCGAGGAGAACTTCTTCCTCTTCGGTCTCACAGCGCCACAGATCGGCGATCTTCAGCGTGGCGGCTATCGACCGCGTGACTTCTACGAACGCAATCCCTTGCTGCGCGAAGTGATCGACGGTTTACAGAATGGGCGTTTTAGCAACGGCGATCGTGCGCTCTTTGCTCCGCTCGTGTCTGATCTTTTGGATCGCGACAGCTACATGCTGCTCGCGGACTTCGATTCTTACTCCACGGTTCAGGAAGAGGTTGGACGTGCTTATGGAGATTCGCCTCGCTGGGGCCGCATGTCCGTGTTGAATACCGCACGTTCGGGCAAGTTCTCTTCCGACCGCACCATCCGGGAGTACTGTAGAGATATCTGGGACGTTCCTGTGATGTCCCGCACTTAG